In the genome of Gordonia rubripertincta, one region contains:
- a CDS encoding ComEC/Rec2 family competence protein translates to MDLRLLVPAVVVWAVTAFGLVAPVGVSVSIAIVASVAAVAGVVGSRRFGWGVVGLVVVGAGLAAACATSLALRQEVRADHPLGHVAGKATAVMTLRSDPTPIGPAGQGRIRARVDVEQIGNQRVTNAAAELRGAAQSWLGLLPGQRVVAVVKVRAPPNRSLLVASVTASTPKLVGEPPAYQRVAGSIRQRLQLVATRGLEPEAAGLLPGLVLGDESGLDEDLRDDFRAAGLSHLTAVSGANFAIVCGAALLIVRSTGVPPRAAAVVGLVVIVGFVMLVRPTPSVLRAALMGAVGVLALFASRRSQSMPALGAAVIGGLLWWPELALQPGFALSVAATCAIVLWAPRLRDRLRAWRCPTGLAEVIAMAVAAQVVTAPIVVLVTGRLSVVGIVANLLVAPVVAIISVVGTVAALVGAVGPPDGPGAGMAELLVRALGPELWWMIRCAHVLGGPGWASVEVFG, encoded by the coding sequence GTGGACTTACGGCTGCTCGTGCCGGCGGTGGTGGTGTGGGCGGTGACGGCGTTCGGTCTGGTGGCCCCGGTCGGGGTGAGCGTCAGCATCGCGATCGTGGCGTCGGTGGCTGCCGTGGCCGGTGTGGTCGGGTCACGCCGGTTCGGTTGGGGAGTTGTGGGGCTCGTCGTCGTGGGAGCCGGCCTGGCCGCTGCGTGTGCAACGTCGCTCGCTCTTCGGCAGGAGGTGCGCGCCGACCATCCGTTGGGGCATGTCGCTGGAAAGGCAACGGCGGTCATGACCCTCCGCAGCGATCCGACCCCGATCGGACCGGCCGGTCAGGGACGTATCCGCGCGCGGGTGGACGTCGAACAGATTGGGAATCAGCGGGTTACGAACGCAGCTGCAGAGCTGCGCGGTGCGGCACAGTCATGGTTGGGTTTGCTGCCCGGCCAACGGGTTGTCGCGGTCGTGAAGGTGCGGGCACCGCCGAACCGAAGTCTGCTCGTCGCATCGGTGACGGCCTCGACTCCGAAACTGGTCGGTGAACCGCCCGCGTATCAACGAGTCGCCGGATCGATCCGGCAACGCCTGCAACTGGTGGCCACCCGCGGCCTCGAACCGGAGGCCGCCGGCCTGCTGCCGGGTCTGGTGCTCGGTGACGAGAGCGGGCTGGACGAGGACCTGCGCGACGACTTCCGCGCCGCCGGACTCAGCCACCTGACGGCGGTGTCGGGAGCGAACTTCGCGATCGTCTGCGGCGCTGCACTTCTCATCGTCCGCAGTACAGGGGTGCCCCCGCGGGCGGCGGCGGTCGTCGGACTGGTGGTGATAGTCGGGTTCGTGATGCTCGTACGACCCACGCCGAGCGTGCTGCGGGCGGCGCTGATGGGTGCAGTCGGTGTGCTGGCACTGTTCGCGTCGCGGCGGTCTCAGTCGATGCCGGCTCTCGGGGCCGCGGTGATCGGTGGTCTCCTGTGGTGGCCGGAACTCGCGCTGCAACCGGGTTTCGCGCTCTCGGTGGCAGCCACCTGCGCGATCGTGCTGTGGGCGCCGCGTCTGCGGGACCGGTTGCGGGCGTGGCGATGTCCGACGGGGCTCGCAGAGGTGATCGCGATGGCGGTCGCCGCGCAGGTGGTCACCGCGCCGATCGTCGTGCTGGTCACCGGCCGGTTGTCGGTGGTCGGGATCGTGGCGAATCTGCTCGTCGCCCCCGTCGTCGCGATCATCAGCGTGGTCGGAACCGTCGCCGCCCTGGTCGGTGCGGTCGGCCCGCCGGACGGACCGGGCGCCGGGATGGCCGAGCTGTTGGTGCGTGCTCTGGGACCGGAGCTGTGGTGGATGATTCGGTGCGCGCACGTCCTCGGCGGGCCGGGGTGGGCCAGTGTCGAGGTGTTCGGGTGA
- a CDS encoding helix-hairpin-helix domain-containing protein → MSASGRRNPLDRLGPVVESPARWDLSPAGAESDPPPGVGDPVAAAVVIEEPEHPGWGIGGMPTWLDAPPPSPPRRGRVGRFDDVLDPDDDSPGGDEDDDPIRRRRFAVAPPAAIALIAVGVIACVVAGFGLFRGTDTTPVVDFGAAGLSSTAAVSTPPVAAQPSTTPAQLVVSVVGLVNKPGLVRLAPGARVAEAIDHAGGPRKGADLLSLNLAQVLRDGDQVLVGYAGGEGQMSMRSAVVGAEGAVPAPGPSAGPGSPPPAPPAAAGGRVNLNTATETELDALPGVGPVTAKAILDWRERNGRFTSVDQLAEVDGIGPARLAKLRDLVTV, encoded by the coding sequence ATGAGCGCATCAGGACGGCGGAATCCGCTGGACCGTCTGGGACCGGTCGTCGAGTCGCCGGCGCGGTGGGATCTGTCGCCGGCCGGAGCCGAATCCGACCCACCGCCCGGTGTAGGCGACCCGGTCGCGGCAGCTGTTGTCATCGAGGAGCCCGAACATCCCGGCTGGGGGATCGGCGGGATGCCGACGTGGCTGGATGCGCCGCCGCCGTCGCCACCGCGTCGTGGTCGGGTCGGGCGATTCGACGACGTGCTCGACCCGGACGACGACTCTCCGGGCGGGGACGAGGACGACGACCCCATTCGACGCCGACGCTTCGCGGTGGCGCCGCCGGCAGCGATCGCGCTGATCGCGGTCGGGGTGATCGCCTGCGTCGTGGCCGGGTTCGGACTGTTCCGCGGAACGGATACGACGCCGGTGGTGGACTTCGGTGCAGCCGGGCTGTCGTCGACGGCGGCGGTATCGACGCCTCCGGTTGCCGCACAGCCGAGTACGACGCCGGCCCAGTTGGTGGTGAGTGTCGTCGGCCTGGTGAACAAACCGGGACTGGTACGTCTGGCTCCTGGAGCGCGGGTCGCGGAGGCGATCGACCACGCCGGTGGGCCGCGTAAGGGCGCGGACCTGTTGTCGCTGAATCTCGCTCAGGTTCTGCGGGACGGGGATCAGGTCCTCGTCGGCTATGCCGGTGGTGAGGGGCAGATGTCGATGCGCAGTGCGGTGGTCGGCGCGGAAGGTGCTGTGCCGGCGCCCGGTCCCTCGGCGGGCCCGGGCAGTCCGCCACCGGCGCCACCGGCGGCGGCCGGCGGTCGGGTCAACCTGAACACGGCGACCGAGACCGAACTCGATGCACTGCCCGGGGTCGGTCCGGTGACGGCGAAGGCGATCCTCGACTGGCGAGAACGCAACGGCCGCTTCACGTCTGTGGATCAGCTGGCCGAGGTCGACGGGATCGGTCCGGCGCGACTGGCGAAACTGCGTGACCTTGTGACGGTCTGA